The following proteins are co-located in the Deltaproteobacteria bacterium genome:
- a CDS encoding transcriptional regulator — translation MARRPRQVFANERNAIRSRGGMVRMSDALRLGINRKTFYAMRDAGVLERLSRGLFRLRGLPPLGSPDLVTMAKRVPEGVICLVSALSFHELTTQVPHEVDVAIERGKKNPPRIDYPPVRVFKFSGAAFRQGIEVHKIDDVPVHIYSAEKTIADSFKFRNKLGMDVVLEALRLWRRRPRRDVEKLLQHARHCRVERVVRPYLEALQ, via the coding sequence ATGGCGCGTCGTCCTAGGCAGGTGTTCGCCAACGAGCGGAATGCTATCCGCTCCCGCGGCGGCATGGTCCGCATGTCGGATGCTCTGCGCCTTGGCATCAACCGGAAGACCTTCTACGCGATGCGCGACGCCGGCGTGCTCGAGCGGCTGAGTAGGGGTCTCTTTCGGCTGCGGGGCCTGCCTCCGCTGGGAAGCCCCGATCTCGTGACCATGGCGAAGCGAGTTCCGGAAGGAGTCATCTGCCTCGTCTCTGCGCTCTCCTTCCACGAGCTCACGACCCAGGTGCCGCACGAAGTGGACGTCGCAATTGAGCGCGGAAAGAAGAACCCTCCCCGAATCGACTACCCACCAGTCCGAGTCTTCAAGTTCTCCGGGGCCGCGTTCCGCCAGGGCATCGAGGTTCATAAGATCGACGATGTTCCAGTTCACATCTACAGCGCGGAGAAGACGATCGCGGACTCGTTCAAGTTCCGGAACAAGCTGGGCATGGATGTGGTTCTCGAGGCGCTCCGGCTCTGGCGCCGCCGGCCGCGGCGGGATGTCGAGAAACTCCTTCAGCATGCGCGGCATTGCCGCGTCGAGCGCGTCGTGCGGCCCTACCTGGAGGCTCTGCAATGA